A stretch of DNA from Anopheles nili chromosome 2, idAnoNiliSN_F5_01, whole genome shotgun sequence:
ATCCGCTGGGTTAGGATTGCAGGCTTACGTTGCGGCTGGTGGTCAAAACTTCAGCGTTGGTCAACGCCAATTGCTCTGTCTCGCACGTGCCATTCTACGGGGTAACCGGATCCTGGTGCTCGATGAAGCAACCGCTAACGTGGATCCTGACACGGATCGGCTTATTCAGCGCGCCATTCGGGAGCAGTTTGCAGAATGTACTGTGCTGACGATCGCACACCGGCTCAACACCATCATGGATTATGACCGCGTGTTGGTGATGAGTGAAGGGACGACGGTCGAGTTTGGACGGCCGGTTGAGTTGCTCGCAAAGGAAGATGGTGCGTTCCGGGATATAGTGCTCGCGACCGGGCGAGATGAAGCTGAAAACCTTCTCAAGATGGTACAAAGTGCCAAACAGGCAGCTAGTTAGTTTCAACGAAAGTTGTAAAATAATACCCTCATTAGAGTGTACTTAAACCAAGTGTAGCAGGTGAAAACCCCCACCTAAGGTGCTTTCTTCGGTACAGATGGAATAGTTTGAACAATAAAATCCAGTGAAAGacctgtttattttttaaccaTACTTTAAGGCTGGTTGCTATCGTTTGCGAACTGGAAGCTTATTTAACTTtgctgggtttttttatcGGTCGGTAGTGCGTGGATGTCAAATCTACCTTTTGCTCGCTAACTGATCATATTATTAGAATACGTCCATAGTTCATTTTAAACCAAAGCGTATTCACTTAACTATGCACTACCATTCACGCTCTAGTTTGCTTTCCTCTAGGAACTCTAAGGacattattatttaaatgatTTATACTAACTATATCCTTGCTGTGAAGTCATGTAAACAAACGGTAAGATTTATAATCTACCATCTTCAAAGGGTAGTGTAACAACATTACGAGTTTATAGATACAGTTTGAAACAATTTAGAAGGTGCTCTTGATAAAAACTCGTAGAATAGGATTTTAGACTAGTTGGATCAGCATACCTTTAGTGTGGTATATCGATTAGTTTTGGTGCATAATCAAATTCACTTTCTACACCCCTCATGGTGTATTCTGCTAAAGCCTGCCAGCTTTCTATTATGTTATGCATTCTTTTACGAGTTTTCAATTAcgaatattttccaaaaaatgTATGGCATTCTACAGTATCTTTTTTACGGTTAACAACAAAACTAAACATAGCATCCAAACGAGTGGTGTCTTTTGTCACTTTAAACAACAATCTAAACTTGATTAGGATAATTCTCTTTAAAAAATTATCTTTTTCTCCCGCCCATCACCAACAGGGTATGTTAGTTTGATGTTTCTTATGTATATTGAATGGCTACATACGGTACGTACCCTATCGTATCACAAGTTGTAGCGGTTTGGATGTTGTACGAACCGCTCTAAGACGTACGATTCTACGAGGCCACGGATTCCTCTCCTGTGGCAAGATGCTCATGAGCCACTGGTTTTAAAGTTCCCATCTTCCCAGGGGTACCTTCGTgctgatttgttttccacgacAGGTACGTGTTCCAGAAAACGGCCACCGATTGCACCAACAGCACCTGGTAGTTTAATGGAACCAGATAGAAGTTCGCCAGCTGAACCCACGGCCATATGTAGTAGTTTGTCATCAGGATATCGCCGTACTCGTGCCGCAGCTTGCGTTTGATCTCGTTCGTGTTATGCCCCTGAAGCAATCCGATCGTACCGATCAACGTGCCCAGGAACACGGGAGCAAAGATCAATTGATCTAAGGCGACTTTTTTCAGTGTTGTGACAGCTTTGCTACCTCCTGCGCTTCCGATATGACGATCGAGCACACCGTACCATTTTCGCAGCCCTGGTCCCTAGGATTACAGATAAGTTAGTAAATGAATCCACAAATAAGGGAACTTTTGCGTTGGGAATACTTACTCCGACGCAAAATCCTATGCCAAAAAACTTGAACGCGCGCATACCGTCGAAGGATTTCCAATCCTTGCGTTCGATAAATCCTTGCGCAATCACATCACCTGCACCCATCAGCAGCCCCGATTGCACCGACTGCACCAAAACGGGATAGCGTACGAGCGCATGTTTGTACATACTCGAGAACGACATTGCTTCACCGTGGCATACAACTGAAATATCATCCAAAATAGAAACTTAAATAAAATGCCCGCAATTACACGAATTTCGCAGTGGCAGGCACGGTCGTAGAATCATTAGATTCTCTACTGCAACAACCACATGCGCATCGAAAAAAACACGGCGTAATCGTCGGGCACagtatcgatcgatcgaacacgTTCACTCGCGAGACCAagatttgttgtttgttgatttttatagATTTTCACAAGAAATACCTCATCCGACTTTCGAGAGAAAGATCTGCCCTTCCGCTGTACGCTTCTGCACTCACCCGAAGTACTTTTGATGCTTTCGTTATCGCCTCgtaacgaacgaaaacaaaacgaggcTAACCGGTAGGATGTTAGGTTGTTTTGATGGATCGAAAGAAAcacaatgtttttgtttcctctacCCAATGACAGCAGGTTTAGTTCCATCTTGGCAACCCTGTCGCCTATTGAAACGTCATAAATACCAGGGTTGTGTTACAATCCAATGCTCTCGTTGTTTGTtactaaatttaaaaattggAAGGTATAGTAGAAAGTAAGAGTATTTATTAGTTGGTAGATGGAGGCGCCCCACCGCACGTGGTTCCGGTTTCATCATGCATTAACGCCTGAAACCTCTGCAAGAGTTTCTACACATTACCAAGAAGTTACATTACATATGAAGTACATTAGTTCGATTATTTCCACCACTGCAAAGCCGTGGTCAAATAAATTAAtctttatttcaatatttcaaCCAGCTTGCACTTTTTAAGCTGAAAATTCAATTCAGATTTTCTTCATCATGTATTTATTCTTCACAGTTGCTAATATATTATATGGTCATAAATACAACTTTTGTAACCTATACATTTCGCTGCTATAATAATATGAATAATGTGGTGTCATAGGAGCTTCTTCACTATGTGTGGTATTTTGGGTAGGTTCGTGTAAAATGAATTATCGAAATACGTTATGTTGCAGCATGCTCAATGCTCTAAATACTTAAGCAAATAATTGATGTTATAAAATTGTAAACTACTTTCGCAACCGCATCTGCGCTTTTCAGTTTGGGAGAAGCATTTTTACTTCTCTGTTTTACACCAACGTTGTTTAAGATgagtttccgtttgtttttattttatcaacccATCTTCGATCATGCTAACGCCTGCATCTTATGTTATTGTATAATTGTGTATATTTGGTTTAAATAATTGGGCGCTTGTCTTCACTCAATGCAGATGTTATGCTACACATTTGAAACGCTGCATCCTAAATATGTTCACGCGAGCTGTCGTTACAaattttgtgttgtgtgtatgaGCTCACTaaatttgcttctttgttcGACAATTGACACATATAGAACAGTGAAATTGGTTTGTTTCgcaagtttttattttttttcttatagtGCTGCTTTCAAGCCATCCACTATGATTCTTCGCACTATGCCACCTAATTAGAAACCAATCTTTCAGATTCCTCTTGACCCTCCACGATGATATACAGCCGTCATTGTTAACGTAATGATCGcttacacatttttttacatcgctATCGCTAGGGTAATTTCAATCCTAACACTCAAAAAAGCGTTGCTGCAGGGATGAAAAGGTCTACACGAAGAGAAGCATAACCGAACCATGTCTTTAATGATCGTCATGGCATCATAACAGCGGTGCATAGTTAGAGAAACAGAGAGCGTGAACATTCAAAAATACGACTTAGTTTGCTAGAGTTATttccaaaaaaaccccaataTCGCCTATGGGAAACAATTGCTCCAAATTGCTGTTTCCACTCATGCTGCGCGATTGGGCTGATTATCACATGGAAATTCTCTTTACTTTATAATTCATCAACATGCTGCCTCCAAATATTACGatgaagaaattaaataaGTATTTCAATGTATCGTGAGCAATAAATCCATCGAATTGAAACGTTAGAAACGTTTGCTTCACCACATAACGATCGTCGCAATGCATCGTACGAAAAAAGTAAGAATTGAAATAACGTTTCGAAGCATAAAACCATTATAATGCGTAGATATGGTGGTTGCTTGGAAAAATTCGTTGTTTAcccggcgcgcgcgcgtgagaaaTAAACGCAATCGACCAATATGCAGTACGTATTTTGTTCAGTTTACACTGCCATGACTCAGCCATGAAACACGACCCGTCCGAAAATGTATTgttggtgagttttttttttgttatttaatttcaCGACCATTGCTTGCGCCTTGCATCATTTCCAGCGAACTTAAAcaatccaaaaaaataaatattttgcatGTGTTTAAGCACATTGCCATAGATTGACGATCACTATATTTGCGTTAAACTATTTAACCGATGCTTACGGATTATCTCCCTGTAATACGTCTGTGGTTGGTTGAAACAGGCTAAAGACAACACAAATTCTTCAACGACGACCGTATCATTCACAACGCGAACACTCAACTCTCCTTGATCATTATCGTGAATAAAAGggtttttgcatttttggcCTTCTCCTATCTCCGTTAGCTTTGTTAAAGCTACACGCCTTCTAAAGCAAGCAATAAAATAAGGAACACTATTCTTATTGTACATAATAAgaccgttttctttttcgagaTGTACAAACCTGCGCTAATGCACTTAAAACTAAAGCATGATCTTCGGAAACTATCGTTCTCGCGGAGAGCTTTTCGTGCCAACGAACTAACCGGGCATACCAACTAAATGGGGATGTACATACATTACATACTGATACGGTTGACTGTTTCATTATCCGAATCTCaatcggaaggatttctgtGCTTTCTTAACCAATTCACATTACAGAACGAAAGCAATCTTATTTCTTGTAACATGAGATCTTGGGATAGTCAGCTATTCTCACCCGTGGAGCGCATAACATTGACTTGCGTTAGTTCAAAATTCCGTTGAACTGCGTATAACAGAAATGAAGAGAATCTTCAAGAGGAATCACaccattccgttccgtttgtttGGCAAATTCTTTCCACACAAAGCATCTACCACTACCATTCTCTAGCAAACCGAAAATAGTGAATCGCATTTCTTTGGCTTTTTCTTGTAAATACGAGAGACTGATTTACAGATTTTACAGACCTTTTTCGCTCAAGGGATGGCCTTCCGGATGGTGACACGACACATCCGCAAAAGGGTCATTCGAACAGAGAAATCAGAACAAAACATCATATTCGATTACCTACGCCGAAAACTGAAAGCTGTCCCATATTGCCGCTTCATTGCAATAAAAAGCACATCCTGTGTGAATGTCCTTCCCCCTTGTCCTGCCTCACTAAATCCCCCCGTCCAGCAGCGTACGAAGCGCAACAGATGATCCTGACTGGCCGTATGCCCGTGGATTAAAGTTTCCTCTCCTTCCGTTCGTGCTGTTGCTACCGTTTCGGTATCGTTATTTACCGCTggacgttttttttaccaccaaaCCCACGGAGAGAACCACAAATGCCGACAGTTGACCGGGCTCCCTGCGTGCTCCTGCCAACTAGCGTGCGTCTCTCTCTCCCGTGGCTCGTCCTTGCACTCTAGACCGGGCAGACCACCGCTAAGGGGGTGCGACCCGTTTTACGTTgcggtcgtcgtcggtggcggTTGGCCGTTGTTTCCCGGTGGTATGCTACTGCCATCGGATGCCTTGCCGGTACATTCTGTGAATGAGAGCACAGCGGAGAGACGTTACTGGGGAGGAGGATCGATTTTTGCGCGACAAACACAACTAAACCGGCACGTTGCAACCACCAGGGAAACGGTAGGGGTAGTGAGTCAGATGGAGAGCAGAATCGATTCCGGTTGTCAATCTAAGATTCATAGCCAACATAACCTCAATCGATCCGGTCATCCGTCGCTAGAACCAGGTATTTGCTGGAGCGTTGCTGCATTAAGCGAATGCGATGTCTTCGAACCTTCGATCGCCTGCACGTAATCCGACGTCTGGTGGCGTCCATAAATTCAACCCACGGTACAGTACCGAGGTAAACTTATTCAATTTGGTTCACCATTCTTTGGAACACGATGGGATATCTTCAACGCACCGTCGTGACGTAGAGTTATTATGTCAGTTTCACATCTTCGTGCAACAGAACATGTTCCCGTTGCTTATCGACCATCGATGTTAGCAATAATCCACCGAACAAAAGGTTTCATTCACCCACAAGGTGGTTCAATGGCAACATTATTATGCAACGCTAGCCATCGTCGAAGTAAGTTTGGATTACCGTGCCACCTACCTCCATGGGGCGGGTATTTATTAAAGCCACCACAGCCCATCGGTCATGCACTGGCACCCTGTACCTGACAGCCTGGCTGGATCTTCTGGTGTCCCCTTCGGAATAACCACCTACTCACCCGAGGTAGAGAGGGCACCCAGCTGCGTTGACAGGTCGGCCGTAGTGGTGGTGCAGTGTGTCCCAAGGATGTCGGGAAGTGCGTTCCTTCGTCCTATCCGCCCGGTGTTGTAGAACTGATGGTGATACTCGTCCGAGGTTCCTTCGCCAGTggtggtaccaccggtggtgctgTTGCCACCCTCGCTGGTCAACCGTTGGTGGGTGTTCGGATCTTCACCAGCCGACGATTCGCGCAGCTTGTCCATGGTCGCTAATTTGATAATGCTTAACACTGCCACGCGAACGGTGCGATGCGTTTGGGGTGCGCGCGTGACGATGAGGGCGATAGCATCCGAGATTGAAGATGCCAATGGTGATGCCGAAGCGTAACGGAAGGATGATCCAAGGTAAGATCCACACGGGGACACGGGGAGAGTTTTGAAAGTAAACGAGAGGAAAAGAGGAACGACGGTCAGCGATACGGACGGGGGGGTAATGGAATTAATCAACCAGCAACAGGTCCGGTTGGTGTGTGCACCATCGTTTGGTGACCCTTTCTTTGCCGATTTAATCGCATTAGTTCAACGTTCAAGGGGTTTTGTTAGCGACCGTGTCTGTTGGCGTGTT
This window harbors:
- the LOC128730859 gene encoding protein Mpv17; the protein is MSFSSMYKHALVRYPVLVQSVQSGLLMGAGDVIAQGFIERKDWKSFDGMRAFKFFGIGFCVGGPGLRKWYGVLDRHIGSAGGSKAVTTLKKVALDQLIFAPVFLGTLIGTIGLLQGHNTNEIKRKLRHEYGDILMTNYYIWPWVQLANFYLVPLNYQVLLVQSVAVFWNTYLSWKTNQHEGTPGKMGTLKPVAHEHLATGEESVAS
- the LOC128720763 gene encoding uncharacterized protein LOC128720763, which encodes MDGFQQRPPALRKANQRHLHRQRQEHADQQASLHSVTKTKLMPRFTRIQVLSIIKLATMDKLRESSAGEDPNTHQRLTSEGGNSTTGGTTTGEGTSDEYHHQFYNTGRIGRRNALPDILGTHCTTTTADLSTQLGALSTSECTGKASDGSSIPPGNNGQPPPTTTAT